From Micromonospora rifamycinica, a single genomic window includes:
- a CDS encoding MFS transporter — translation MDRHTEPHRSAIYATTLVAFLAIAGIAVVDPILPAIGTAIGVTAWQVELLFTAYIAVMAVGMIPATLASGRFGFKPVLVTGVSVVGLAAIAASFSDDIVQLSVLRGVWGLGNAMFFATAMVVLVNLANDREWVVGLFETALGLGFAVGPLIGGLLGQVSWRLPFFVCGMFMVLALLVAARKLREPTHRQPPVRLGQILTTYRRPAFLILCVVTAAYNFVFFVVLGYTPLFLGLDVVPLGLAFTGWGLGLAAGILLIGHRLAHRIGAVQTVGVALVGLLACMLLFATSTGTAETLVVLVVAGLCMGLANANLTDLALGLGSTDRRVATGVFNLVRWGAAAPAPILAGKLAEHGLALPFWVGAGVLAAGLLVYLTCAHLMAAGYGERLRWSRWNRAARQAEHEPVGEAY, via the coding sequence GTGGACCGGCATACCGAGCCCCACCGCAGTGCCATCTACGCCACCACGCTGGTGGCCTTCCTCGCCATCGCCGGCATCGCCGTGGTGGACCCCATCCTGCCCGCCATCGGCACCGCGATCGGGGTCACCGCCTGGCAGGTCGAACTGCTCTTCACCGCGTACATCGCGGTGATGGCGGTCGGGATGATCCCGGCGACGCTGGCCAGCGGACGGTTCGGCTTCAAGCCGGTGCTCGTCACCGGCGTCTCGGTGGTCGGCCTGGCCGCCATCGCCGCCTCGTTCAGCGACGACATCGTGCAACTGTCGGTGCTGCGCGGCGTCTGGGGGCTGGGCAACGCGATGTTCTTCGCCACCGCCATGGTGGTCCTGGTCAACCTCGCCAACGACCGGGAATGGGTGGTCGGCCTCTTCGAGACCGCGCTCGGCCTCGGCTTCGCCGTCGGCCCGCTGATCGGCGGCCTGCTCGGCCAGGTGAGCTGGCGGCTGCCCTTCTTCGTCTGCGGCATGTTCATGGTGCTCGCCCTGCTGGTGGCCGCCCGCAAGCTCCGCGAGCCGACCCACCGGCAGCCGCCCGTACGGCTGGGGCAGATCCTCACCACCTACCGCCGGCCGGCGTTCCTGATCCTCTGCGTGGTCACCGCCGCGTACAACTTCGTCTTCTTCGTGGTGCTCGGCTACACGCCGCTCTTCCTCGGCCTCGACGTCGTCCCCCTCGGCCTCGCGTTCACCGGCTGGGGTCTCGGCCTGGCCGCCGGCATCCTGCTCATCGGCCACCGACTCGCCCACCGGATCGGCGCCGTGCAGACTGTCGGAGTGGCGCTGGTGGGCCTGCTGGCCTGCATGCTCCTCTTCGCCACCTCGACCGGCACCGCCGAGACGCTGGTGGTGCTCGTCGTCGCCGGCCTGTGCATGGGGCTGGCCAACGCCAACCTCACCGATCTGGCCCTCGGCCTCGGCTCCACCGACCGCCGGGTCGCCACCGGCGTGTTCAACCTGGTCCGCTGGGGAGCCGCCGCACCCGCCCCGATCCTCGCCGGCAAGCTCGCCGAACACGGGCTGGCGCTGCCGTTCTGGGTCGGCGCCGGAGTGCTCGCCGCCGGCCTGCTGGTCTACCTGACCTGCGCGCACCTGATGGCCGCCGGCTACGGGGAACGGTTGCGCTGGTCCCGCTGGAACCGGGCCGCCCGGCAGGCCGAGCACGAGCCCGTCGGGGAGGCCTACTGA
- a CDS encoding bifunctional DNA primase/polymerase, producing the protein MWGNVGPRVAQLSPIERVRLRRIAVRYAVHGWEVTPGACLARSRFVCGRAGCPTVGCHPALENWERGASTDPARVATWWRSRPHGVLLPTGRAFDVLEVSAQLGRRLLDAVPGHPAGSGAQGPVVVTPTGRWMFLVRPGDPLRPELEHCFHVVRHGAGSWIPAPPTRLPEGTVRWAVAPEQARWQLPDSYLLQNTLIEALRADGVTLTPELLPGQLPLPRRGH; encoded by the coding sequence ATGTGGGGAAACGTCGGGCCGAGGGTCGCCCAGCTGTCGCCGATCGAGCGGGTCCGGCTGCGCCGGATCGCCGTGCGGTACGCGGTGCACGGCTGGGAGGTGACCCCCGGTGCCTGCCTCGCGCGCAGCCGCTTCGTCTGCGGCCGGGCCGGCTGCCCCACGGTCGGCTGTCATCCCGCCCTGGAGAACTGGGAACGCGGGGCGAGCACCGACCCGGCCCGGGTGGCCACCTGGTGGCGCAGTCGTCCGCACGGGGTGCTGCTGCCCACCGGCCGCGCCTTCGACGTGCTGGAGGTCTCGGCGCAGCTGGGCCGGCGGCTGCTCGACGCGGTTCCCGGCCACCCGGCCGGGTCGGGTGCCCAGGGGCCGGTGGTGGTGACCCCGACCGGGCGGTGGATGTTCCTGGTCCGCCCCGGCGACCCGCTCCGCCCCGAACTGGAGCACTGCTTCCACGTGGTGCGCCACGGTGCCGGGTCGTGGATACCGGCCCCGCCCACCCGGCTGCCCGAGGGCACGGTGCGCTGGGCGGTCGCCCCGGAACAGGCCCGCTGGCAACTGCCCGACTCGTACCTGCTGCAGAACACCCTGATCGAGGCGTTACGGGCCGACGGGGTGACGCTGACCCCGGAGCTGCTGCCCGGCCAGCTCCCGCTGCCCCGGCGCGGCCACTGA
- a CDS encoding Nif3-like dinuclear metal center hexameric protein: MSTTASPPSVADVVTELDRRYPPAWAEEWDRVGLVLGEPTDPVRRILGTVDVVPETVAEALAAGADLIVAHHPLLLRGVSSVAPTTWKGRIVHDLIRAGVALYVAHTNADVAAPGVSDALAARFGLTDLRPLAPSAPGSPSAGGGRGIGRIGELPAPMSLAELTRHAAAVLPATVWGVRAGGDPGRIVHTLAVSGGSGEGFLAAATAAGADAFLSSDLRHHSAGEHLAAGGPALLEAAHWATERPWLDDVAAHLRAGFGVETVVSDLDTDPWTVHAAAPAMDDKEPRP; encoded by the coding sequence GTGAGCACAACCGCGTCCCCGCCGTCCGTCGCCGACGTCGTCACCGAGCTGGACCGGCGTTACCCGCCCGCCTGGGCCGAGGAGTGGGACCGGGTCGGTCTGGTGCTCGGCGAGCCCACCGACCCGGTCCGCCGGATCCTCGGCACGGTGGACGTCGTACCCGAGACGGTCGCCGAGGCCCTCGCCGCCGGGGCCGACCTGATCGTCGCCCACCATCCGCTGCTGCTGCGTGGTGTCTCCTCGGTCGCCCCGACCACCTGGAAGGGGCGGATCGTGCACGACCTGATCCGCGCCGGTGTCGCCCTGTACGTGGCGCACACCAACGCCGACGTCGCCGCACCCGGCGTCTCCGACGCGCTGGCCGCCCGGTTCGGGCTGACCGACCTGCGCCCCCTCGCGCCCTCCGCCCCCGGTTCCCCGTCGGCCGGTGGTGGCCGGGGCATCGGCCGGATCGGCGAGCTGCCCGCCCCGATGAGCCTGGCCGAGCTGACCCGGCACGCCGCCGCCGTCCTGCCGGCCACGGTCTGGGGGGTTCGCGCCGGGGGTGATCCCGGGCGTATCGTGCATACCCTCGCGGTCAGCGGCGGCTCGGGCGAGGGTTTCCTGGCCGCCGCGACCGCCGCCGGAGCGGACGCGTTCCTCAGCTCCGACCTGCGGCACCACTCCGCCGGTGAGCACCTCGCCGCCGGTGGACCCGCCCTGCTGGAGGCCGCGCACTGGGCGACCGAACGACCCTGGCTGGACGACGTGGCCGCCCACCTGCGGGCCGGCTTCGGCGTCGAGACCGTGGTGTCCGACCTGGACACCGACCCGTGGACCGTGCACGCCGCCGCACCCGCGATGGACGACAAGGAGCCCCGACCGTGA
- a CDS encoding bifunctional RNase H/acid phosphatase — protein MAVRAVVIEADGGSRGNPGPAGYGAVVRDPASGEVLLERAEAIGTATNNVAEYRGLIAGLEAAAELGAVEVDARMDSKLVVEQMCGRWQIKHPGLRPLAARAAALVDRFDTVRFSWIPRDRNRHADALANAAMDAAAGKPFRPTPGSSAGQPSRPTPGSSAGQPSRPTPSSSGDEPSRPVAGADSPGRAQAREVAARAATRTAGTDPATTKASWEPRPTFTATRLILVRHGATEWTVQHRYAGRADVPLSESGQAQARATAARVAALAPSVAAVLSSPLSRCTATAEAIAGALGGLPVRPQDDWIECDFGDWDGHTFAEVRDRWPGELDAWLASTRIAPPGGESFTEVGQRVDRAMAALREAYPGETVVVVSHVSPIKLALRDALAAGDAFLHRLYLDAAGISVLDMWPDGGIAVRSVNDTAHLPPD, from the coding sequence GTGGCGGTACGCGCGGTCGTCATCGAGGCCGACGGCGGGTCGCGGGGCAACCCCGGTCCGGCCGGGTACGGTGCCGTGGTCCGGGATCCGGCCTCCGGCGAGGTACTGCTCGAACGTGCCGAGGCGATCGGCACGGCCACCAACAACGTCGCCGAGTACCGGGGTCTGATCGCCGGGCTGGAGGCCGCCGCCGAGCTGGGCGCGGTCGAGGTCGACGCCCGGATGGACTCCAAGCTGGTGGTCGAGCAGATGTGCGGCCGGTGGCAGATCAAGCATCCGGGGCTGCGCCCGCTCGCCGCGCGGGCCGCCGCGCTGGTCGACCGCTTCGACACCGTCCGGTTCAGCTGGATCCCCCGGGACCGCAACAGGCACGCCGACGCCCTGGCCAACGCGGCGATGGACGCCGCCGCCGGCAAGCCGTTCCGGCCGACGCCCGGTTCGTCCGCCGGCCAGCCGTCCCGGCCGACGCCCGGTTCGTCCGCCGGCCAGCCGTCCCGGCCGACGCCCTCGTCGTCCGGCGACGAGCCGTCCCGGCCGGTGGCCGGTGCCGACTCGCCGGGCCGGGCGCAGGCCCGCGAGGTGGCCGCCCGCGCGGCCACCCGGACCGCCGGCACCGACCCGGCGACCACCAAGGCGTCCTGGGAGCCGCGACCGACCTTCACCGCCACCCGGCTGATCCTGGTCCGGCACGGCGCGACCGAGTGGACCGTGCAGCACCGCTACGCCGGCCGCGCCGACGTGCCGCTGTCCGAGTCCGGCCAGGCCCAGGCCCGGGCCACCGCCGCCCGGGTGGCCGCGCTGGCCCCGTCCGTCGCGGCCGTGCTCAGCTCCCCGCTGTCCCGGTGTACGGCCACCGCCGAGGCGATCGCCGGGGCACTCGGCGGTCTGCCGGTACGCCCGCAGGACGACTGGATCGAGTGCGACTTCGGCGACTGGGACGGCCACACCTTCGCCGAGGTGCGGGACCGCTGGCCCGGCGAGTTGGACGCCTGGCTCGCCTCCACCCGGATCGCCCCGCCGGGCGGTGAGTCGTTCACCGAGGTCGGGCAGCGGGTCGACCGGGCGATGGCGGCGCTGCGCGAGGCGTACCCCGGAGAGACCGTGGTGGTCGTCTCACACGTCTCGCCGATCAAGCTGGCGTTGCGCGACGCCCTCGCGGCCGGCGATGCCTTCCTGCACCGGCTCTACCTGGACGCGGCGGGCATCTCGGTGCTCGACATGTGGCCCGATGGCGGGATCGCGGTCCGCTCGGTCAACGACACCGCCCACCTGCCGCCCGACTGA
- a CDS encoding zinc ribbon domain-containing protein yields MKAEPQVQRRLLDLQAIDTTLAQLAHRRRSLPERAELEGLARELSGLEDERVRAQVAVDDLDRDIARLEKDIDQVRARKSKDETRLASGSGPARELEALQHELVSLNRRQSDLEDAELELMEQRETAQATLDGIEARIAETRDRRAAAEQRRDESLAAIAKEEEFKQGARKPLAADLPADLVSLYDKIREDTGLGAALLTSGRCGGCRLELSGADLARIRRSDPDEVVRCEDCRRIMVRTNESGL; encoded by the coding sequence GTGAAGGCTGAACCCCAGGTCCAGCGCCGCCTGCTCGATCTTCAGGCGATCGACACCACCCTCGCCCAGCTCGCCCACCGACGCCGGTCGCTGCCCGAACGGGCCGAGTTGGAGGGGTTGGCCCGCGAGCTGTCCGGGTTGGAGGACGAGCGGGTCCGGGCCCAGGTCGCCGTCGACGACCTGGACCGGGACATCGCCCGGCTGGAAAAGGACATCGACCAGGTACGGGCCCGGAAGAGCAAGGACGAGACCCGGCTGGCCAGCGGCAGCGGGCCGGCCCGCGAGCTGGAGGCACTCCAGCACGAGCTGGTCTCCCTCAACCGGCGTCAGAGTGACCTGGAGGACGCCGAGCTGGAGCTGATGGAGCAGCGCGAGACGGCGCAGGCCACCCTGGACGGGATCGAGGCCCGGATCGCCGAGACCCGGGACCGGCGGGCCGCCGCCGAGCAGCGCCGCGACGAGAGCCTGGCCGCCATCGCCAAGGAGGAGGAGTTCAAGCAGGGCGCTCGTAAGCCGCTCGCCGCGGACCTCCCCGCCGACCTGGTGAGCCTCTACGACAAGATCCGCGAGGACACCGGCCTCGGTGCGGCACTGCTCACCTCGGGCCGCTGCGGTGGGTGCCGGCTGGAGCTGTCCGGGGCGGACCTGGCCCGGATCCGCCGGTCGGACCCGGACGAGGTGGTCCGCTGCGAGGACTGCCGGCGGATCATGGTGCGTACCAACGAGTCGGGGCTGTAG
- a CDS encoding MarR family winged helix-turn-helix transcriptional regulator, with protein sequence MSDDQAKRTESGEATLGRIETEVALLMRLGEATRRATGSAEHRVLDRAAYVILRHLDATGPQNVSALAARLNLDGSTVTRQVSALQRDGLIARTPDPMDGRGTVVSPTAAGLHRMAAVQAARTRLYGDILADWTPADRDTLATLLGRLNQALDSRTRRP encoded by the coding sequence ATGAGTGACGACCAGGCGAAGCGAACGGAGTCGGGCGAGGCCACCCTCGGCCGGATCGAGACCGAGGTCGCCCTGCTGATGCGGCTGGGCGAGGCCACCCGCCGGGCCACCGGCAGCGCCGAGCACCGGGTCCTCGACCGTGCGGCGTACGTGATCCTGCGCCACCTCGACGCCACCGGCCCGCAGAACGTCTCGGCACTGGCCGCCCGGCTCAACCTGGACGGCTCCACGGTCACCCGCCAGGTGTCGGCGCTGCAACGCGACGGCCTGATCGCCCGCACCCCCGACCCGATGGACGGGCGGGGCACCGTGGTCTCCCCCACCGCCGCCGGCCTGCACCGGATGGCCGCCGTCCAGGCCGCCCGGACCCGGCTCTACGGCGACATCCTGGCCGACTGGACCCCCGCCGACCGGGACACCCTGGCCACCCTGCTGGGCCGCCTCAACCAGGCCCTCGACTCCCGCACCCGCCGCCCCTGA
- a CDS encoding DUF3311 domain-containing protein, with protein sequence MTVGEPETPRAASSRAKDHSPWNWLLFVPIVVPLIPVLFNADSPRLFGFPRFYWLQLAWILLGVATTTLVYRMTRKRGGDR encoded by the coding sequence ATGACCGTCGGCGAACCGGAGACACCCCGTGCGGCGTCGTCCAGGGCGAAGGACCACAGCCCCTGGAACTGGTTGCTCTTCGTCCCGATCGTGGTGCCGCTGATCCCGGTGCTGTTCAACGCGGACTCGCCCCGGCTGTTCGGCTTCCCGCGCTTCTACTGGCTGCAACTGGCCTGGATCCTGCTCGGGGTGGCCACCACCACGCTGGTCTACCGGATGACCCGGAAGCGGGGTGGGGACCGGTGA
- a CDS encoding flavoprotein encodes MSGGPHRNDERRTVLYVIACGSPLARHLDRLVGLAQDDGWEVCVVTTPDGAKFVDRSALARQTGHPVRTHYKNPGDPDLLPPADAMVVCPATVNTVNKWAAGITDTLALGLLVEGQGRGVPVVVVPFTNAAMAGHPAFQSGLQRLREWGATVLFGDHVYPLHPPGTGERHLHAFPWEVAVAALPDRSRAASAA; translated from the coding sequence ATGAGCGGCGGACCGCACCGGAACGACGAGCGCCGGACGGTGCTCTACGTCATCGCCTGCGGTTCGCCGCTGGCCCGTCACCTCGACCGCCTGGTCGGCCTGGCCCAGGACGACGGCTGGGAGGTCTGCGTCGTCACCACCCCGGACGGGGCGAAGTTCGTGGACCGGTCCGCGCTGGCCCGGCAGACCGGCCACCCGGTGCGGACCCACTACAAGAACCCGGGCGACCCGGACCTGCTGCCCCCGGCGGACGCCATGGTGGTCTGCCCGGCCACCGTCAACACGGTCAACAAGTGGGCGGCCGGGATCACCGACACCCTGGCGCTGGGCCTGCTGGTCGAGGGGCAGGGTCGGGGGGTGCCGGTGGTGGTGGTGCCGTTCACCAACGCGGCGATGGCCGGGCACCCGGCCTTCCAGAGCGGCCTGCAACGGCTCCGCGAGTGGGGCGCCACGGTGCTCTTCGGCGACCACGTCTACCCGTTGCACCCGCCCGGTACGGGGGAACGGCACCTGCACGCCTTCCCGTGGGAGGTGGCGGTGGCCGCCCTGCCGGACCGGTCCCGGGCCGCCTCGGCGGCCTGA
- a CDS encoding sulfite exporter TauE/SafE family protein, protein MDLSDAALLLVAGLAAGTVNAAAGGGSLITFPAMIAVGIPPVAANVSNSVSVFPGYAASVAGSRMDLPPRRTLWPLLPTAVLGTGVGCLLLLATPARAFDLVVPFLVLGATAVLAFQGPLRRLVGHPAELGPRRRTLTVQAMVAVGTVYGGYFGAALGVMLVAGLALVLDATLARVSAVKNLLSAVVGLTTLVVFALFGPVNWAAVAVVAPATMLGGYVGARVTRRLPPVVLRTLIVCFGTAIGLYLLWRALG, encoded by the coding sequence ATGGATCTCTCTGACGCCGCGCTGCTGCTCGTCGCCGGTCTCGCTGCGGGCACGGTGAACGCGGCGGCCGGCGGTGGTTCCCTGATCACCTTCCCGGCGATGATCGCGGTGGGCATCCCGCCCGTGGCGGCGAACGTCAGCAACTCGGTGTCGGTCTTCCCCGGCTACGCGGCCAGTGTGGCGGGCAGCCGGATGGACCTGCCGCCCCGGCGGACGCTGTGGCCGTTGCTGCCGACGGCGGTGCTCGGCACGGGGGTCGGCTGCCTGCTCCTGCTGGCCACCCCGGCGCGGGCGTTCGACCTGGTGGTGCCGTTCCTGGTGCTCGGGGCCACGGCGGTGCTGGCCTTCCAGGGGCCGCTGCGCCGGCTGGTCGGCCACCCGGCCGAGTTGGGCCCGCGCCGCCGTACCCTCACGGTGCAGGCGATGGTCGCGGTCGGCACGGTGTACGGCGGCTATTTCGGCGCGGCGCTGGGGGTGATGCTGGTCGCCGGCCTGGCCCTGGTGCTGGACGCGACGCTGGCCCGGGTGTCGGCGGTGAAGAACCTGCTCTCGGCCGTGGTGGGGTTGACCACGCTGGTGGTGTTCGCCCTGTTCGGGCCGGTCAACTGGGCGGCGGTCGCGGTGGTCGCGCCGGCCACCATGCTCGGCGGGTACGTGGGAGCCCGGGTGACCCGCCGGCTGCCACCGGTGGTGCTCCGGACGCTGATCGTCTGCTTCGGTACGGCGATCGGCCTCTACCTGCTCTGGCGGGCGCTGGGCTGA
- the mctP gene encoding monocarboxylate uptake permease MctP: protein MWRDHLTEIIVFSVLFLLVSAMGFVAARWRAPKDMAHLDEWGLGGRSFGGWITWFLVGGDLYTAYTFVAVPALMFGAGAAGFFAVPYTIVIYPLVFLVLCRLWSVSHRHGFVTPADFVRRRFDSPVLALLIAITGIVATMPYIALQLVGIEAVLKTMGVTGDNAVARHLPIIIAFAILAAYTYQSGLRAPALIAFVKDSLIYVVILVAVIYLPYKLGGWGSIFDAADAKFAASPNPNDGILLNADNQLQYVTLAFGSALALFLYPHSITGVLASRSRDVIKRNMSALPAYSLLLGLIALLGFMAIAAGVKPLPGAKEGTLDSNTVVPVLFDQQFPDWFAGVAYAAIGIGALVPAAIMSIAAANLFTRNIYKEYLRRDASPAQEATVSKVTSLVVKVGAVACIVFLDPQFSIDLQLIGGVIILQTLPAVALGLYTRWFHRGALIAGWAAGMGLGMWMLYQIPNPASKRAHFGGSAFPLSDFGFDTKKTIYVGIVAVLVNLVVAALVTLALRAAKVAEGTDGTTPDDYFADEGDPRITPAPSRTTTPSPEPIA, encoded by the coding sequence ATGTGGCGTGATCATCTGACCGAGATCATCGTCTTCTCGGTGCTCTTCCTGCTGGTCAGCGCGATGGGTTTCGTGGCGGCCCGGTGGCGGGCGCCGAAGGACATGGCGCACCTCGACGAGTGGGGTCTGGGCGGGCGCAGCTTCGGCGGCTGGATCACCTGGTTCCTGGTCGGCGGTGACCTCTACACGGCGTACACCTTCGTGGCGGTGCCGGCGCTGATGTTCGGGGCGGGCGCGGCCGGTTTCTTCGCGGTGCCGTACACGATCGTCATCTATCCGCTGGTGTTCCTGGTGCTCTGCCGGCTCTGGTCGGTGTCGCACCGGCACGGCTTCGTCACCCCGGCCGACTTCGTGCGCCGCCGGTTCGACTCGCCGGTGCTGGCCCTGCTGATCGCGATCACCGGCATCGTGGCGACCATGCCGTACATCGCGTTGCAGCTGGTGGGCATCGAGGCGGTGCTCAAGACGATGGGGGTCACCGGGGACAACGCGGTGGCCCGGCACCTGCCGATCATCATCGCGTTCGCGATCCTGGCCGCCTACACCTACCAGTCCGGGTTGCGCGCCCCGGCGCTGATCGCGTTCGTCAAGGACAGCCTGATCTACGTCGTCATCCTGGTGGCGGTGATCTACCTGCCGTACAAGCTGGGGGGTTGGGGTTCGATCTTCGACGCGGCGGACGCGAAGTTCGCCGCCTCGCCCAACCCGAACGACGGCATCCTGCTCAACGCCGACAATCAGCTCCAGTACGTCACCCTGGCGTTCGGTTCGGCGCTGGCGCTCTTCCTCTACCCGCACAGCATCACCGGTGTGCTGGCCAGCCGGAGCCGGGACGTGATCAAGCGGAACATGTCGGCGTTGCCGGCGTACAGCCTGCTGCTCGGGCTGATCGCGCTGCTCGGCTTCATGGCCATCGCGGCCGGGGTGAAGCCGCTGCCCGGGGCGAAGGAGGGCACCCTCGACAGCAACACGGTGGTGCCGGTGCTGTTCGACCAGCAGTTCCCGGACTGGTTCGCCGGGGTGGCGTACGCGGCGATCGGCATCGGCGCGCTGGTGCCGGCGGCGATCATGTCGATCGCGGCGGCGAACCTGTTCACCCGCAACATCTACAAGGAGTACCTGAGGCGGGACGCCAGCCCGGCCCAGGAGGCGACCGTATCGAAGGTCACCTCGCTGGTGGTGAAGGTCGGCGCGGTGGCCTGCATCGTCTTCCTCGACCCGCAGTTCTCCATCGACCTCCAGCTGATCGGCGGCGTGATCATCCTGCAGACGCTGCCGGCGGTGGCGCTGGGTCTCTACACCCGCTGGTTCCACCGGGGCGCGCTGATCGCCGGTTGGGCGGCCGGCATGGGGCTGGGGATGTGGATGCTCTACCAGATCCCCAACCCGGCATCGAAGCGCGCGCACTTCGGCGGGTCGGCGTTCCCGCTGTCCGACTTCGGCTTCGACACCAAGAAGACGATCTACGTGGGCATCGTCGCCGTGCTGGTGAACCTGGTGGTGGCGGCGCTGGTCACGCTGGCGCTGCGGGCGGCGAAGGTGGCCGAGGGCACCGACGGCACCACCCCCGACGACTACTTCGCCGACGAGGGCGACCCCCGCATCACCCCCGCCCCATCCCGGACCACCACCCCGTCCCCCGAACCCATCGCCTGA
- a CDS encoding helix-turn-helix domain-containing protein, whose product MDELPIGRRVAYWRGRRKMSQQVFADRLGKSKSWVDKVERGVRRLDKFSVLYEIAVILRIDVQLLLGKDPERRSDALTCIDQIEVQEIRAALEQYSSMTAYFDAVSHPPPLPDLGKAVTHAWLTYQYGRYAMLTRALPKLLRDAQAADAGHQGEQAKEAANLLGQVYQIASSVLRKLGECDLAWLAADRSMAVAQRADDPLLAGVATTRVCNALVAMGRARPALELNVSIANRLAPGGMNDSGPGRLSVYGMLLLQGAMAAARFGDSDTVEDLFHGAHEAAVMLGGDQNHYWTSFGPTNLELHRAAAAVEMGDGGRAVEIHQRIPEPRFNGLLPERRAHHLLDIARGYTQVGDMAKAGEMLLRGDRLAPSEIRCRPIAHEVMSDVLRRTRGALPAPLAELAEQMGVGV is encoded by the coding sequence ATGGACGAGCTGCCGATCGGGCGACGGGTGGCCTACTGGCGCGGGCGGCGCAAGATGTCGCAACAGGTCTTCGCCGACCGGCTGGGCAAGTCCAAGAGCTGGGTCGACAAGGTCGAGCGCGGGGTCCGCCGGCTGGACAAGTTCTCCGTCCTGTACGAGATCGCCGTCATCCTCCGGATCGACGTGCAACTGCTGCTCGGCAAGGACCCGGAACGGCGCAGCGACGCGCTGACCTGCATCGACCAGATCGAGGTGCAGGAGATCCGGGCTGCCCTGGAGCAGTACAGCTCGATGACCGCGTACTTCGACGCGGTGTCGCACCCGCCGCCCCTGCCCGACCTGGGCAAGGCCGTCACCCACGCCTGGCTCACCTACCAGTACGGCCGCTACGCCATGCTCACCCGGGCGCTGCCGAAGCTGCTGCGCGACGCCCAGGCCGCCGACGCCGGCCACCAGGGGGAGCAGGCGAAGGAGGCCGCCAACCTGCTCGGGCAGGTCTACCAGATCGCCTCCTCGGTGCTGCGCAAGCTGGGCGAGTGCGACCTGGCCTGGTTGGCCGCCGACCGGTCGATGGCGGTCGCCCAGCGTGCCGACGACCCGCTGCTGGCCGGGGTCGCCACCACCCGGGTCTGCAACGCGCTGGTGGCGATGGGCCGGGCCCGCCCCGCCCTGGAGTTGAACGTCAGCATCGCGAACCGGCTCGCCCCCGGCGGCATGAACGACAGCGGGCCGGGCCGGCTCTCCGTCTACGGCATGCTGCTGTTGCAGGGGGCGATGGCCGCCGCCCGGTTCGGTGACTCGGACACCGTCGAGGACCTGTTCCACGGCGCCCACGAGGCGGCCGTCATGCTGGGCGGCGACCAGAACCACTACTGGACCTCCTTCGGCCCGACGAACCTGGAGCTGCACCGGGCCGCCGCCGCGGTGGAGATGGGCGACGGCGGACGGGCGGTGGAGATCCACCAGCGGATCCCCGAGCCACGCTTCAACGGGTTGCTGCCCGAACGCCGCGCCCACCACCTGCTCGACATCGCCCGGGGCTACACCCAGGTCGGTGACATGGCCAAGGCGGGGGAGATGCTGCTGCGCGGCGACCGGCTCGCCCCGTCGGAGATCCGCTGCCGGCCGATCGCCCACGAGGTGATGTCCGACGTGCTGCGTCGCACACGGGGTGCGTTGCCCGCGCCGCTGGCGGAGTTGGCTGAGCAGATGGGAGTCGGAGTATGA